A single Alosa sapidissima isolate fAloSap1 chromosome 17, fAloSap1.pri, whole genome shotgun sequence DNA region contains:
- the c1qtnf9 gene encoding complement C1q and tumor necrosis factor-related protein 9A isoform X1, which produces MFLRGLALLLLLLLEVGNADEQKGQKEGSCMYGHPGIPGDPGHNGLPGRDGRDGVKGDKGERGDLGLRGAAGLDGPRGDKGELGPPGTAGAKGRRGENGERGSPGKMGPQGVQGPVGVKGQKGELGLPGPQGIKGEVGPEGPPGEKGALGYQGEKGFMGPVGSPGRPGPKGEIGPAGHKGSIGYRGERGPRGEKGDTGDAGPMPDIPKSAFSAGLTESTKLPASNAPIRFDRIIYNKQSHYDPQSGRFTCAFSGAYYFTYHITVFSRNVKVALMKNGQRIIHTMDNYQSSEDQAAGGTVLHLEAGDKVWLQVIGGAHFNGLYADEDDDTIFSGFLIFPDGE; this is translated from the exons ATGTTTCTGAGGGGGTTGGCTttgctgctcctgctcctgctggaGGTCGGCAACGCAGATGAGCAGAAGGGGCAGAAGGAGGGCAGTTGCATGTATGGCCACCCAGGGATCCCTGGTGATCCGGGGCACAACGGTCTGCCAGGCAGGGATGGTAGAGATGGTGTAAAAGGTGACAAGGGTGAACGAG GTGACCTTGGTCTTCGTGGTGCAGCAGGGTTAGATGGACCGAGAGGAGACAAAGGAGAACTTG GACCTCCGGGGACGGCGGGGGCAAAAGGCAGACGCGGCGAGAACGGAGAGAGGGGGTCCCCAGGGAAGATGGGCCCCCAAGGTGTTCAGGGGCCCGTGGGAGTCAAAGGTCAGAAAGGGGAGCTTGGACTTCCTGGTCCACAGGGGATCAAGGGGGAAGTCGGACCTGAGGGCCCTCCAGGGGAGAAAGGAGCCCTGGGATACCAAGGGGAGAAAGGGTTCATGGGACCAGTGGGCTCACCTGGGCGACCGGGCCCCAAAGGGGAGATTGGACCCGCTGGGCACAAAGGCAGTATCGGTTACCGTGGCGAGAGGGGTCCACGGGGCGAGAAGGGAGACACGGGCGATGCGGGGCCCATGCCTGACATTCCCAAAAGTGCCTTCTCCGCAGGCCTGACGGAAAGTACCAAACTGCCGGCCTCGAATGCACCTATCCGCTTCGACAGGATCATCTACAACAAGCAGAGCCACTACGACCCTCAGAGTGGCCGTTTCACGTGCGCCTTTAGCGGGGCTTACTACTTCACCTACCACATCACTGTATTCTCCCGCAATGTCAAGGTGGCACTGATGAAGAACGGACAGAGAATTATCCACACCATGGACAACTACCAGAGCAGTGAAGACCAGGCGGCTGGAGGGACAGTGCTCCACCTAGAGGCTGGTGATAAAGTGTGGCTGCAAGTCATAGGAGGAGCGCACTTCAATGGACTCTATGCCGATGAAGATGATGATACCATCTTCTCTGGGTTTCTTATATTTCCTGATGGTGAAtga
- the c1qtnf9 gene encoding complement C1q and tumor necrosis factor-related protein 9A isoform X2, which translates to MLKCDLGLRGAAGLDGPRGDKGELGPPGTAGAKGRRGENGERGSPGKMGPQGVQGPVGVKGQKGELGLPGPQGIKGEVGPEGPPGEKGALGYQGEKGFMGPVGSPGRPGPKGEIGPAGHKGSIGYRGERGPRGEKGDTGDAGPMPDIPKSAFSAGLTESTKLPASNAPIRFDRIIYNKQSHYDPQSGRFTCAFSGAYYFTYHITVFSRNVKVALMKNGQRIIHTMDNYQSSEDQAAGGTVLHLEAGDKVWLQVIGGAHFNGLYADEDDDTIFSGFLIFPDGE; encoded by the exons atgttaaaat GTGACCTTGGTCTTCGTGGTGCAGCAGGGTTAGATGGACCGAGAGGAGACAAAGGAGAACTTG GACCTCCGGGGACGGCGGGGGCAAAAGGCAGACGCGGCGAGAACGGAGAGAGGGGGTCCCCAGGGAAGATGGGCCCCCAAGGTGTTCAGGGGCCCGTGGGAGTCAAAGGTCAGAAAGGGGAGCTTGGACTTCCTGGTCCACAGGGGATCAAGGGGGAAGTCGGACCTGAGGGCCCTCCAGGGGAGAAAGGAGCCCTGGGATACCAAGGGGAGAAAGGGTTCATGGGACCAGTGGGCTCACCTGGGCGACCGGGCCCCAAAGGGGAGATTGGACCCGCTGGGCACAAAGGCAGTATCGGTTACCGTGGCGAGAGGGGTCCACGGGGCGAGAAGGGAGACACGGGCGATGCGGGGCCCATGCCTGACATTCCCAAAAGTGCCTTCTCCGCAGGCCTGACGGAAAGTACCAAACTGCCGGCCTCGAATGCACCTATCCGCTTCGACAGGATCATCTACAACAAGCAGAGCCACTACGACCCTCAGAGTGGCCGTTTCACGTGCGCCTTTAGCGGGGCTTACTACTTCACCTACCACATCACTGTATTCTCCCGCAATGTCAAGGTGGCACTGATGAAGAACGGACAGAGAATTATCCACACCATGGACAACTACCAGAGCAGTGAAGACCAGGCGGCTGGAGGGACAGTGCTCCACCTAGAGGCTGGTGATAAAGTGTGGCTGCAAGTCATAGGAGGAGCGCACTTCAATGGACTCTATGCCGATGAAGATGATGATACCATCTTCTCTGGGTTTCTTATATTTCCTGATGGTGAAtga